The Phalacrocorax carbo chromosome 2, bPhaCar2.1, whole genome shotgun sequence region CTCGGCCGCCTCCGTCCCCCCGGGCAGAGCCGGGGCCGCGCTGCCAggcccggccgccgcggggcgggggcacCCCGGCTCCGCGCTGCCGGCAGGGACCGGGGCGGCGCTGGCAGCTGCCGGTGGCCCGGCCGCACCTACCCCTGCCGCCTGACCCGGCTCCGGGGGGTGGGGAGCCCCGACACCGCCAGGCCCGCCAGAGCCTGTCCGGACACAGGGGCAGCCGCGGAGGGAGCCCGCCGCCACGGCGAGGGGCAGCGGGGAGCCCCCCGCGGGGTGACGGCGAGCACGGCTGGCTGAGGAGGCGCCCGGCGGGAATGggctccctcccgccccggccccggcgccgctcacctcctcccgcCCGCCGGGAGGACCAGCACCGCCGCCTCTCCTCCTCACACTACGGCCCCGCagtggcgggcgggcgggaaGGCGGCGCCTTTCCCGCCGCTGCGACCCGCCCTCTGCGGCCGCTCCACCACCGCCAGCACGGCGGccgggcgggcagcggcgcggccccgcggggggTGACAGCACCGGGGTCGGCCGCGGGTGGGGAAAGAGAGGGGCGCTCGGCCCCGGATCCTGGGCCCTGCGCTACGGTTACAAGCTTCTCGAGCGTGCTTAgtgcccccagcgcccccagacCCAGCGCCGGGTCCCGCCGACACAGCGCGAGGATGTCGTCGGTCCCCAGGCGAGCTGACGGCCCGGAGGGCGAAACCCACCTCTCCTCCTGGGCCCTGCCCGGCCTcggcggctccggcccgcgtTGGTTCGTCAGCCGTGACCTTCCCCTGGCGGCATTTCCTTTAGCTCCCCTGGAGAACGGTGCTGCCGGCCCGCAGCCGGTGCCGGCTGAGCAGGGCCGCAGGTGAGGAATCACAGAGTCATGGAACCATGGAATAGTCTGGGGTTTAcgggacctttagaggtcatctagcccaacccctcCGCAGTGAGCCcggacatcttcagctagatccgagggctcagagccctgtccaacctgaccatgaatgtttccagagatggggcatctactacctctctgggcaacctgtgccaacCTGTGCCAaccacgtccaggcgggttttgattgtctccagggaaggagactccacaaccagccctgggcagcctgttccggagctgtgtcaccctcacagtaaacaaagtttttctcatactgaggtggaacttcctgtgttccaacttgggcccattgccccttggcctgtcgttgggcaccactgaaaagagtccagtcccattgtcctgacacccgcccttcagatacTTATAAgcaatgattctatgattctataattctatgaagCATTGAtaaaatcccccctcagtcttctcttctccaggccgaACAAACCGAattctttcctcataagggagatgctccagtcccctgatcaccttggtagctctctgctggacttgctcaagcagttctgcatccttcataaactggggagcccagaacagGACgaagtactccagatgtggcctttGTATGGTAGAGTAGAGGGGggggataacctccctcgacctgctggccacactccttttaatgcagcccaggataccataggccttcttggccacaggggcacattgttggctcatggtcagcttgttgtccaccagcactggtgtccaggtctcgttggatggcagcacagccttctggtgtatcagccactcctcccagcttggtatcatcagagaacttgctgaggttacactctatcccatcatccaggtcattgatgaatatgttgaacgggaccggacccagcacagacccctggggaacaccgttatttacaggcctccaaccagactctgccctgttgatcatgactctctgagttctgttgttgagccagttctcaatccacctcactgtccactcatccaacccacacttccatagcttgtctatgaggatgttatgggagacagtgtcaaatgccttgaTGAAGTCAAGGTAGgcaatatccactgctctccatTCATTGatccagccagtcacaccatcatagaaggcta contains the following coding sequences:
- the LOC135311794 gene encoding basic proline-rich protein-like, giving the protein MPVSTPAELGGAQVLAGISSCNDNIARDKGSEPTARPAAARPPPSPRAEPGPRCQARPPRGGGTPAPRCRQGPGRRWQLPVARPHLPLPPDPAPGGGEPRHRQARQSLSGHRGSRGGSPPPRRGAAGSPPRGDGEHGWLRRRPAGMGSLPPRPRRRSPPPARREDQHRRLSSSHYGPAVAGGREGGAFPAAATRPLRPLHHRQHGGRAGSGAAPRGVTAPGSAAGGEREGRSAPDPGPCATVTSFSSVLSAPSAPRPSAGSRRHSARMSSVPRRADGPEGETHLSSWALPGLGGSGPRWFVSRDLPLAAFPLAPLENGAAGPQPVPAEQGRRCTENLLPHFPNCIFSSQMVRTGLILHGSQWKEKMDLSDLEN